The Mastomys coucha isolate ucsf_1 unplaced genomic scaffold, UCSF_Mcou_1 pScaffold13, whole genome shotgun sequence genome has a window encoding:
- the LOC116087205 gene encoding interferon-inducible GTPase 1-like, producing MGQLLSSTNSEHEDLASSFTKYFKEFNTGNKIIPQEIINSVGLTMTKGNIHEANSAIRDALKEIDSTLINVAVTGETGTGKSSFINALRGIGDEEKGTAETGVVETTMERYPYKHPNMPNVVIWDLPGIGSTNFPPKTYVEKMKFHEYDFFIIVSSTRFTENCMHLTKAVGMMKKEFYFVRTKVDSDLRTEQKCKPKNFHREKFLQSVRHSCMKFFQDCGIAEPPIFLISNRNFCDYDFPKLMDKMTNDLPLYKRHNFMLFLTNITDLAIEKKQQLLKKRIWQEGFDTGLLRSIPSFTFLLDSDLETLKKSMELYRTVFGVDDRSLQSLARDWNMPVDQVEAMMKSPAIFKLTDEETIQERFSKYYQEYCVANEYLVTENHYLRQIFYLKYYFLDKVTKDYKTLLKEIYLRNKLVSN from the coding sequence ATGGGTCAGCTCCTCTCTTCAACTAACAGTGAGCATGAAGATTTGGCCTCCAGCTTTACtaaatattttaaggaatttAACACGGGAAACAAAATCATTCCTCAGGAAATCATCAATTCAGTTGGATTAACCATGACAAAAGGGAACATTCATGAGGCAAACTCTGCAATCAGGGATGCATTAAAAGAAATCGATAGTACCCTGATCAATGTTGCTGTCACCGGGGAGACTGGAACAGGGAAGTCCAGCTTCATCAATGCCCTGAGAGGCATTGGGGATGAAGAGAAAGGTACAGCTGAAACTGGGGTGGTAGAGACAACCATGGAGAGATATCCATACAAACACCCCAATATGCCCAATGTGGTTATTTGGGACCTGCCTGGGATTGGATCCACAAATTTCCCTCCAAAAACCTATGTGGAGAAAATGAAGTTCCATGAGTATGACTTCTTCATCATTGTTTCATCCACACGCTTTACTGAAAATTGTATGCACCTCACCAAAGCAGTCGGCATGATGAAGAAGGAATTCTACTTTGTGAGAACCAAGGTGGACTCTGACTTAAGAACTGAACAGAAATGCAAACCTAAAAACTTTCACAGAGAAAAATTTCTGCAGAGCGTTCGACATAGTTGTATGAAGTTCTTTCAGGACTGTGGCATTGCTGAGCCACCGATCTTCTTGATCTCTAACAGAAATTTTTGTGACTATGACTTCCCCAAACTGATGGACAAGATGACAAATGACCTGCCTCTATACAAGAGACACAATTTTATGCTCTTTTTAACCAATATTACAGATTTAGCCATTGAAAAGAAGCAGCAACTTCTGAAGAAGAGGATTTGGCAGGAAGGCTTTGACACTGGCCTGCTGAGAAGCATCCCTTCATTTACCTTCCTCTTGGACAGTGATTTGGAGACTCTGAAGAAAAGCATGGAGCTCTACCGCACTGTGTTTGGAGTGGATGACAGATCTTTGCAGAGTTTGGCTAGGGACTGGAACATGCCAGTGGATCAGGTGGAGGCTATGATGAAATCCCCTGCCATCTTCAAacttacagatgaagaaacaatACAAGAAAGGTTTTCAAAATATTATCAGGAGTACTGTGTGGCTAATGAGTATTTAGTTACTGAAAATCATTATCTTAGACAAATATTTTACCTGAAATATTATTTCCTTGACAAAGTGACCAAGGACTATAAAACTCTTCTCAAAGAAATATACTTAAGAAACAAGTTGGTTTCTAATTAG